From one Planococcus citri chromosome 3, ihPlaCitr1.1, whole genome shotgun sequence genomic stretch:
- the LOC135839714 gene encoding nucleolin-like isoform X1, whose amino-acid sequence MSVNFPRPSASIMKKKNYDEDSENEFEVDEPEELPEDSDQEWAPVKGNKRQSTGKRGATKKKSKKGSSEEDDEEEDSPKKKKAGKPKTPVKGKSPKGKGKAKEEEEDDEDLNEEEVEDEELDDEEVEEEEEEDEEEEGTNEGNTKTPKEFSSGAFVVLKSDFNSGGDPPIWKIDGKALLQKYIPFQQDNKTLYKNTSVYSGWTTGNKDQYYPATVVFKQQTRKEHIVEFQRDLIQKEETPITSAE is encoded by the exons atgtctgttaacttccctcggccttcggcctcg ataatgaagaagaaaaattacgaCGAAGATTCCGAAAACGAGTTTGAAGTTGACGAACCCGAAGAATTACCAGAAGATTCCGATCAAGAATGGGCTCCTGTT AAAGGTAACAAAAGACAGTCTACCGGCAAACGAGGCGCTACCAAAAAGAAATCGAAGAAAGGTTCCAGcgaagaagacgacgaagagGAAGACAGTCCTAAGAAAAAGAAAGCCGGTAAACCTAAAACTCCCGTTaaaggtaaaagtccaaaaggTAAAGGCAAGGCTaaagaagaagaggaagatGACGAAGATTTGAACGAAGAAGAAGTAGAGGATGAAGAACTGGATGATGAGGAAGtcgaagaagaagaggaagaggaCGAAGAAGAGGAAGGAACCAATGAAGGAAACACCAAAACGCCGAAAGAATTTAGC TCCGGAGCTTTTGTTGTGTTGAAATCGGATTTCAACAGCGGTGGCGATCCtccaatttggaaaattgatggCAAAGCGTTGTTACAAAAGTACATTCCCTTCCAACAGGATAATAAAACGTTATATAAGAATACCTCTGTT TACTCCGGTTGGACCACAGGCAACAAAGATCAATATTATCCTGCTACTGTAGTATTTAAACAACAAACGCGGAAGGAGCACATCGTGGAATTCCAAAGAGATTTAATCCAAAA GGAAGAAACTCCTATTACTTCCGCAGAGTAG
- the LOC135839715 gene encoding uncharacterized protein LOC135839715 isoform X2 has translation MHSLNISSITDSRTASMNSDEHREPDVSEVRKSELIKEHKKAASRIPAPSSEFSELIHSPVFVDKSSVIAAIMEPGASSFLVTAPRGCGKSSIAQMLKTFLTIQVTEDGIPISKSLEELYHGEFDQGGNPIDENGEIIPNRISAKELRMRPVKDTSHYELFTNPIPGIPGQPRYLSISKDENMMTGHLGKYPVVYVNLTCGETDSYENLLRSVQSAISKSYKMHAYLIDSKKLLRGDRNACKQWCDAEKCHEMSEERTRVTLKNLTRYLYKHFNRRCYVIVDEIDAIAMSCLFSVKDDDGVFEKITRFITSVMYALIKSNNYIRSGFLTGITQIVTVDNVLSRRFLQSESFFPY, from the exons atgcaCTCGTTGAATATATCGTCCATAACAGATTCACGAACTGCTTCGatgaatag CGATGAACATAGAGAACCTGATGTATCCGAAGTTCGCAAATCAGAACTGATTAAAGAACATAAAAAA GCTGCATCGCGTATTCCAGCGCCGTCGTCCGAATTTTCCGAGTTGATACATTCTCCGGTGTTTGTCGATAAATCCTCCGTTATTGCAGCGATAATGGAACCTGGGGCGAGCTCTTTCCTGGTTACGGCGCCCAGGGGCTGTGGAAAGAGCTCTATAGCACAGATGCTCAAAACGTTTCTCACGATTCAAGTTACAGAGGATGGGATACCAATATCTAAATCTTTGGAAGAACTGTATCATGGAGAATTCGACCAAGGTGGAAACCCTATTGATGAAAACGGCGAAATCATCCCTAATCGGATATCAGCTAAGGAATTGAGAATGCGACCTGTGAAGGATACCAGCCATTATGAATTGTTCACAAATCCCATACCTGGAATTCCCGGACAACCCCGTTATTTGAGCATCTCTAAAGATGAAAACATGATGACCGGGCACTTGGGAAAGTATCCAGTGGTTTACGTAAACCTGACATGTGGTGAAACGGACTCGTACGAAAATTTACTACGGTCCGTTCAATCTGCGATATCAAAGTCTTACAAGATGCATGCGTATCTTATCGATTCTAAAAAACTCCTACGAGGAGACCGAAATGCTTGTAAACAGTGGTGCGACGCTGAAAAATGCCACGAGATGAGTGAAGAACGAACTAGAGTAACTCTCAAGAATTTAACACGATATCTGTACAAACATTTCAATCGGCGATGTTACGTGATTGTAGATGAGATCGACGCCATCGCTATGTCATGCTTGTTTTCAGTGAAAGACGACGACGGtgtcttcgaaaaaattacccgtTTTATCACCTCCGTGATGTATGCGTTAATTAAGTCCAACAACTACATCAGATCAGGATTTTTAACTGGAATTACCCAAATTGTGACCGTCGACAATGTTCTTTCGCGCCGATTCCTGCAAAGTGAATCTTTTTTTCCATATTAG
- the LOC135839714 gene encoding nucleolin-like isoform X2: MKKKNYDEDSENEFEVDEPEELPEDSDQEWAPVKGNKRQSTGKRGATKKKSKKGSSEEDDEEEDSPKKKKAGKPKTPVKGKSPKGKGKAKEEEEDDEDLNEEEVEDEELDDEEVEEEEEEDEEEEGTNEGNTKTPKEFSSGAFVVLKSDFNSGGDPPIWKIDGKALLQKYIPFQQDNKTLYKNTSVYSGWTTGNKDQYYPATVVFKQQTRKEHIVEFQRDLIQKEETPITSAE; the protein is encoded by the exons atgaagaagaaaaattacgaCGAAGATTCCGAAAACGAGTTTGAAGTTGACGAACCCGAAGAATTACCAGAAGATTCCGATCAAGAATGGGCTCCTGTT AAAGGTAACAAAAGACAGTCTACCGGCAAACGAGGCGCTACCAAAAAGAAATCGAAGAAAGGTTCCAGcgaagaagacgacgaagagGAAGACAGTCCTAAGAAAAAGAAAGCCGGTAAACCTAAAACTCCCGTTaaaggtaaaagtccaaaaggTAAAGGCAAGGCTaaagaagaagaggaagatGACGAAGATTTGAACGAAGAAGAAGTAGAGGATGAAGAACTGGATGATGAGGAAGtcgaagaagaagaggaagaggaCGAAGAAGAGGAAGGAACCAATGAAGGAAACACCAAAACGCCGAAAGAATTTAGC TCCGGAGCTTTTGTTGTGTTGAAATCGGATTTCAACAGCGGTGGCGATCCtccaatttggaaaattgatggCAAAGCGTTGTTACAAAAGTACATTCCCTTCCAACAGGATAATAAAACGTTATATAAGAATACCTCTGTT TACTCCGGTTGGACCACAGGCAACAAAGATCAATATTATCCTGCTACTGTAGTATTTAAACAACAAACGCGGAAGGAGCACATCGTGGAATTCCAAAGAGATTTAATCCAAAA GGAAGAAACTCCTATTACTTCCGCAGAGTAG
- the LOC135839713 gene encoding 18S rRNA aminocarboxypropyltransferase, giving the protein MNRKWNRGHKNDRKTKSKFVKFNEAVEPTCEPLDSSNPSKEDDCDSDGDENDVGNIPFTVAMWDLKHCDPKKCTGRKLERLKLIKSLKLGQRFSGIVLSPMGEKCVSYEDREIILNHGIAVVDCSWAKIDQTPFSKMKSPHPRLLPFLVASNPINYGKPCQLSCVEAIASVMYITGFHEFADYYLGKFKWGSSFYSLNEDLLKKYSECSKSSEVVRVQNEYLKEAQDTKYDNRHAVPDYPDSNSSDESDLDESKESVSDAR; this is encoded by the exons atgaatcgaaaatggaatcGTGGTCACAAGAATGATCGTAagacaaaatccaaatttgtaaaattcaacgaaGCAGTTGAACCTACTTGCGAGCCCCTCGATTCCTCGAATCCATCGAAAGAAGATGATTGTGATAGCGATG GCGACGAAAATGATGTTGGTAATATCCCATTTACCGTAGCGATGTGGGATCTGAAGCATTGTGACCCGAAAAAATGCACCGGACGAAAATTAGAACGACTCAAGTTGATCAAATCTTTGAAATTGGGTCAACGGTTCAGCGGTATTGTTCTGTCGCCGATGGGTGaaaaa TGCGTTTCTTACGAAGATAGAGAAATAATACTGAATCACGGTATCGCTGTTGTGGATTGTTCGTGGGCTAAGATTGATCAAactccattttcgaaaatgaaatcacCTCACCCCAGATTGTTACCTTTTCTAGTAGCGAGTAATCCTATCAATTATGGGAAACCTTGTCAATTATCTTGTGTCGAAGCCATAGCCTCTGTGATGTACATTACTG GTTTTCACGAGTTCGCTGATTATTATTTAGGCAAATTCAAATGGGGAAGCAGTTTTTATTCTTTGAATGAAGATCTTCTAAAAAAGTACTCGGAATGTTCCAAGAGCAGCGAAGTCGTACGAGTTCAAAATGAATACCTCAAAGAAGCGCAAGATACTAAATACGACAATCGAC ATGCCGTTCCTGATTATCCTGATAGTAATTCTTCTGACGAAAGTGATTTGGACGAAAGTAAAGAATCTGTGTCGGACgctcgatga
- the LOC135839715 gene encoding uncharacterized protein LOC135839715 isoform X1, translating to MNLGMGDDLSETTSNTDEGMDDDDSSFGETESDEHREPDVSEVRKSELIKEHKKAASRIPAPSSEFSELIHSPVFVDKSSVIAAIMEPGASSFLVTAPRGCGKSSIAQMLKTFLTIQVTEDGIPISKSLEELYHGEFDQGGNPIDENGEIIPNRISAKELRMRPVKDTSHYELFTNPIPGIPGQPRYLSISKDENMMTGHLGKYPVVYVNLTCGETDSYENLLRSVQSAISKSYKMHAYLIDSKKLLRGDRNACKQWCDAEKCHEMSEERTRVTLKNLTRYLYKHFNRRCYVIVDEIDAIAMSCLFSVKDDDGVFEKITRFITSVMYALIKSNNYIRSGFLTGITQIVTVDNVLSRRFLQSESFFPY from the exons ATGAACCTTGGAATGGGTGATGATTTATCCGAAACAACAAGTAATACGGACGAAGGAATGGATGATGATGACTCGTCATTCGGAGAAACTGAAAG CGATGAACATAGAGAACCTGATGTATCCGAAGTTCGCAAATCAGAACTGATTAAAGAACATAAAAAA GCTGCATCGCGTATTCCAGCGCCGTCGTCCGAATTTTCCGAGTTGATACATTCTCCGGTGTTTGTCGATAAATCCTCCGTTATTGCAGCGATAATGGAACCTGGGGCGAGCTCTTTCCTGGTTACGGCGCCCAGGGGCTGTGGAAAGAGCTCTATAGCACAGATGCTCAAAACGTTTCTCACGATTCAAGTTACAGAGGATGGGATACCAATATCTAAATCTTTGGAAGAACTGTATCATGGAGAATTCGACCAAGGTGGAAACCCTATTGATGAAAACGGCGAAATCATCCCTAATCGGATATCAGCTAAGGAATTGAGAATGCGACCTGTGAAGGATACCAGCCATTATGAATTGTTCACAAATCCCATACCTGGAATTCCCGGACAACCCCGTTATTTGAGCATCTCTAAAGATGAAAACATGATGACCGGGCACTTGGGAAAGTATCCAGTGGTTTACGTAAACCTGACATGTGGTGAAACGGACTCGTACGAAAATTTACTACGGTCCGTTCAATCTGCGATATCAAAGTCTTACAAGATGCATGCGTATCTTATCGATTCTAAAAAACTCCTACGAGGAGACCGAAATGCTTGTAAACAGTGGTGCGACGCTGAAAAATGCCACGAGATGAGTGAAGAACGAACTAGAGTAACTCTCAAGAATTTAACACGATATCTGTACAAACATTTCAATCGGCGATGTTACGTGATTGTAGATGAGATCGACGCCATCGCTATGTCATGCTTGTTTTCAGTGAAAGACGACGACGGtgtcttcgaaaaaattacccgtTTTATCACCTCCGTGATGTATGCGTTAATTAAGTCCAACAACTACATCAGATCAGGATTTTTAACTGGAATTACCCAAATTGTGACCGTCGACAATGTTCTTTCGCGCCGATTCCTGCAAAGTGAATCTTTTTTTCCATATTAG
- the LOC135839712 gene encoding ankyrin repeat domain-containing protein 54-like, with protein MDNDEVKNCDIVFPLPSTSRISSQASDLDNSSREDRFSFLRKYPNITSPVYELHDFTGKIRAKRFPNRFKLSLSSIDEVVYQDIGTLVLKSNQVRHLCKAVLTNQLGFVSTLLDHGVSPNCFDEHRRSPLHLAVSKGYCEMVQLLLDRGADPNIKDGLGNSCLHLAACTNNVEMAFALIKGGASVDAVDIRGRSPVQLAQSKLRILQQSPNESIKSKVTQIIDMLLLYLEKGSKTQVKNDEAEFLSNFHNRLQISNTPEKLSSEIDSLRKMLDQMETLSLS; from the exons ATGGATAACGATGAAGTAAAGAATTGCGATATTGTTTTCCCCTTACCTTCGACTTCCAGGATTTCTTCGCAAGCTTCTGATTTGGATAATTCATCG CGAGAAGatcgattttcatttctcagAAAATACCCAAACATCACGAGTCCGGTCTATGAACTAC ATGACTTTACTGGCAAAATTCGTGCAAAACGGTTTCCTAATCGTTTCAAGCTTTCGCTCTCGTCCATAGATGAAGTAGTGTATCAAGATATCGGAACGTTAGTTCTCAAATCGAATCAAG ttcgCCATCTATGCAAAGCTGTTCTGACAAATCAACTAGGTTTCGTTTCCACCCTTTTAGATCACGGAGTATCGCCCAATTGTTTCGATGAACACAGACGCTCTCCTTTACATTTGGCCGTCAGTAAAGGCTATTGTGAAATGGTCCA GTTATTATTGGACAGAGGTGCTGATCCAAATATAAAAGACGGATTAGGAAATTCTTGTCTTCATTTAGCCGCTTGTACAAATAACGTTGAAATGGCGTTCGCATTAATTAAAGGAG GTGCAAGCGTGGATGCGGTAGATATTAGAGGCAGGAGCCCGGTGCAATTAGCTCAGtccaaattgagaattttacaACAATCGCCCAACGAATCCATTAAAAGCAAAGTTACACAA ATTATCGATATGTTGCTTTTATACTTGGAGAAAGGATCAAAAACTCAAGTAAAAAACGACGAAGCGgaatttctatcaaatttcCACAATCGTTTACAAATAAGTAACACGCCTGAAAAACTATCCAGTGAAATCGATAGTCTGCGAAAAATGTTAGATCAAATGGAAACGTTGTCTCTTTCTTGA